From Amycolatopsis sp. cg9, one genomic window encodes:
- a CDS encoding LuxR C-terminal-related transcriptional regulator, giving the protein MPRELPARLRVDAETTLILREAFHKIDANYRTDHYGLYDYARAVMSKIVPLDHFYIGFFHGANRVRYPYGYDGGMYTDPASHIYGPHGQAAWLLKHRQTYRMQYDNGAALNAGVASGDTSRASADAVTTPLFRRGRDGEPAVFGMMSMQSYEPDTFDDNSVRAFEWLADLVARVLTKEAEDLDALRRLPADVDDAPQLVTADHIVEFLSSRVADVRQRAQDALPAQDIDALRDALQRIVTDCQQLQSDLVELTLDIDNGPEDRFRSLTAAEQGVAVLLGSNMPNDEIARELGVSPHTVKTHVRNILAKYAMPGRAAVAEDVRKHLAR; this is encoded by the coding sequence ATGCCCCGTGAACTTCCGGCCAGACTGCGGGTCGACGCCGAAACGACCCTCATCCTGCGCGAGGCGTTCCACAAGATCGACGCCAACTACCGCACCGACCACTACGGGCTCTACGACTACGCGCGGGCGGTGATGAGCAAGATCGTTCCCCTGGACCACTTCTACATCGGCTTCTTCCACGGCGCGAACCGCGTTCGCTACCCCTACGGCTACGACGGCGGCATGTACACCGACCCGGCGTCCCACATCTACGGTCCGCACGGTCAGGCCGCCTGGCTCCTGAAGCACCGCCAGACGTACCGCATGCAGTACGACAACGGCGCCGCCCTCAACGCCGGCGTGGCTTCGGGCGACACCAGCCGCGCGTCGGCCGACGCGGTCACCACGCCGCTGTTCCGCCGCGGCCGCGACGGCGAACCGGCGGTGTTCGGCATGATGTCCATGCAGAGCTACGAACCGGACACCTTCGACGACAATTCGGTGCGCGCCTTCGAGTGGCTCGCCGATCTCGTCGCCCGCGTCCTGACCAAGGAGGCGGAGGACCTCGACGCGCTCCGCCGCCTCCCCGCCGACGTCGACGACGCACCCCAGCTGGTCACGGCCGACCACATCGTCGAGTTCCTGTCCTCCCGGGTGGCGGACGTGCGCCAGCGCGCCCAGGATGCGTTGCCGGCGCAGGACATCGATGCGCTGCGCGATGCGCTGCAGCGCATCGTCACGGACTGCCAGCAGCTCCAGTCCGACCTGGTCGAGCTGACGCTCGACATCGACAACGGCCCCGAAGATCGCTTCCGGTCCCTGACCGCGGCCGAACAAGGCGTGGCGGTGCTCCTCGGCAGCAACATGCCGAACGACGAAATCGCCCGTGAACTGGGCGTCAGCCCTCACACGGTGAAGACCCACGTCCGCAACATCCTGGCCAAGTACGCGATGCCCGGCCGCGCGGCGGTGGCGGAAGACGTCCGCAAGCACCTGGCCCGCTGA
- a CDS encoding ParA family protein, which yields MRVVAVMNYKGGVGKTTLTANLGAVAASRGLRVLLLDLDPQTNLTFSFYSIDDWHHQLKDNNRTIKQWYEDEVPGRDTPLAGLVVTPERVNKVLDGTGGRVDLISSHLGLIDIDLELAARLGGATTIETSKRKFLDLHGCLRHALRDDHFADYDLVLIDCAPNFGIVTKTAIVASEQVLVPAKADYLSTLGLDYLVGNCAELVTQFNDFVNHRGGTQGHRPIDPGILGVVFTMVQIYSQQVTLAQHAYIEEVRLNSRVPVLNSKIRNSPRHFGDAGESGVPAMLRVAGRDEVVREFDHLADEVLSALSLPGGRR from the coding sequence ATGCGGGTCGTGGCGGTCATGAACTACAAGGGCGGAGTGGGAAAGACGACGCTCACCGCGAACCTCGGCGCGGTAGCCGCCAGCCGCGGTCTGCGCGTCCTCCTCCTCGACCTCGACCCGCAGACCAACCTGACGTTCTCGTTCTACTCGATCGACGACTGGCACCACCAGCTCAAGGACAACAACCGCACGATCAAGCAGTGGTACGAGGACGAAGTGCCGGGCCGGGACACGCCGCTGGCCGGCCTCGTCGTCACCCCGGAGCGGGTCAACAAGGTCCTCGACGGCACCGGCGGGCGCGTCGACCTGATCTCGTCGCACCTCGGTCTCATCGACATCGACCTGGAACTCGCGGCCCGGCTGGGCGGGGCGACCACCATCGAGACGTCGAAGCGGAAGTTCCTCGACCTGCACGGCTGCCTGCGCCACGCGCTGCGCGACGACCACTTCGCCGACTACGACCTGGTCCTCATCGACTGCGCCCCCAACTTCGGCATCGTCACCAAGACCGCGATCGTCGCCAGCGAACAGGTTCTCGTGCCCGCCAAGGCGGACTACCTGTCCACGCTGGGCCTCGACTACCTGGTGGGCAACTGCGCCGAGCTGGTCACGCAGTTCAACGACTTCGTCAACCACCGGGGCGGCACCCAGGGCCACCGCCCGATCGACCCCGGCATCCTCGGCGTGGTCTTCACGATGGTGCAGATCTACTCGCAGCAGGTGACGCTGGCCCAGCACGCCTACATCGAGGAAGTGCGGCTGAATTCCCGGGTTCCGGTGCTGAACAGCAAGATCCGCAACAGCCCCCGTCACTTCGGCGACGCCGGCGAAAGCGGCGTACCGGCGATGCTGCGCGTGGCCGGCCGGGACGAAGTCGTCCGCGAATTCGACCACCTGGCCGACGAAGTCCTCAGCGCGCTTTCCCTCCCGGGCGGCCGCCGGTGA
- the glpR gene encoding gephyrin-like molybdotransferase receptor GlpR, translating into MPSSVIIVALAAAWLVVLVPMVARKRQQVARTTDSALAARVVRSGGGRNEDREEFAMSDGPEKTRPSVEDDLAELEADLELEDDFEDPEPDPEPLPQPKRESRASRAERDRPGYRPGRGGFDPEAAEIAARAKYSFRQRVVVILLVIAVATAAVAGFLVPLVWWGHAIVDVVLVGYLVYLRRQVRIEEEIRQRRLARFNSTRAPRRAPAVEEEEPEPVPVEDVEVVEPVRREVVERRPSPTSRIRRSAVVVDLDDEDPAFEELDEPGTGPYRRAVGE; encoded by the coding sequence ATGCCCAGCTCCGTGATCATCGTCGCGCTCGCCGCGGCATGGCTCGTCGTTCTCGTGCCCATGGTCGCGCGCAAGCGGCAGCAGGTCGCGAGGACGACCGACTCCGCGTTGGCGGCCAGGGTCGTGCGCAGTGGTGGTGGACGCAACGAAGACCGGGAGGAATTCGCCATGTCCGACGGTCCCGAGAAGACCCGGCCTTCGGTCGAGGACGACCTCGCGGAGCTGGAAGCGGACCTCGAGCTCGAGGACGACTTCGAGGATCCGGAACCCGACCCCGAACCGCTCCCGCAGCCCAAGCGCGAGTCGCGCGCGTCGCGAGCCGAACGCGACCGACCGGGGTACCGCCCGGGCCGAGGCGGCTTCGACCCCGAAGCGGCGGAGATCGCTGCGCGCGCGAAGTACAGCTTCCGGCAGCGGGTCGTCGTCATCCTGCTCGTGATCGCGGTCGCGACGGCCGCGGTCGCCGGCTTCCTCGTCCCGCTGGTCTGGTGGGGCCACGCGATCGTCGACGTCGTGCTGGTCGGGTACCTCGTGTACCTGCGCCGGCAGGTGCGCATCGAGGAGGAGATCCGGCAGCGCCGGCTCGCTCGCTTCAACAGCACTCGTGCGCCTCGGCGTGCGCCGGCGGTGGAGGAAGAGGAGCCGGAGCCGGTTCCGGTCGAAGACGTCGAGGTGGTCGAGCCGGTTCGGCGGGAGGTCGTCGAGCGTCGTCCGTCGCCGACTTCTCGGATCCGGCGTAGTGCGGTCGTGGTGGATCTGGACGATGAGGACCCGGCGTTCGAGGAGCTGGACGAGCCCGGGACCGGGCCTTATCGGCGTGCGGTGGGAGAGTGA
- a CDS encoding GNAT family N-acetyltransferase, which translates to MNSVSGVSYPVESRHPGWPARLGPLRVPAGVVAIRPVRLRDAGEWSRIRLRDRAHLEMWEPTGVGPWPERNAFWSWPSQWAALRSLARRGQCLPFTITLDGRLVGQITVGNVIRASLRSAWIGYWVSSDVVRGGVATAAVALVTDHAFGPAGLHRLEATVRPENAASLRVLTKAGYRQEGLFERYLDVAGAWRDHYCFAVTREETGPGLVSRLVAAGRADYA; encoded by the coding sequence ATGAACTCCGTGTCCGGCGTGTCCTACCCGGTCGAGAGCAGGCACCCGGGCTGGCCGGCGCGGCTCGGCCCGCTGCGGGTGCCCGCCGGCGTCGTCGCGATCCGGCCGGTCCGGCTGCGCGACGCGGGCGAGTGGAGCCGGATCCGGCTCCGCGACCGGGCGCACCTCGAGATGTGGGAGCCCACCGGCGTCGGTCCGTGGCCGGAACGCAACGCCTTCTGGTCATGGCCTTCGCAGTGGGCGGCCCTGCGTTCGCTCGCACGGCGTGGTCAGTGCCTGCCCTTCACGATCACCCTCGACGGGCGGCTCGTCGGCCAGATCACTGTGGGTAACGTCATCCGGGCGTCGCTGCGGTCCGCCTGGATCGGCTACTGGGTGTCGTCCGACGTGGTCCGCGGCGGGGTCGCGACGGCCGCCGTCGCCCTCGTCACCGACCACGCCTTCGGCCCGGCCGGCCTGCACCGGCTGGAGGCCACCGTGCGGCCGGAAAACGCCGCCAGCCTGCGGGTTCTCACCAAGGCGGGCTACCGGCAGGAGGGGCTGTTCGAGCGCTACCTCGACGTCGCCGGTGCCTGGCGGGACCACTACTGCTTCGCCGTCACGCGCGAGGAAACCGGGCCGGGGCTGGTGTCCAGGCTGGTCGCGGCGGGCCGCGCCGACTACGCCTGA
- the glp gene encoding gephyrin-like molybdotransferase Glp gives MTESLDAARPEVAEEEAEFRSVDAQISMTLDAAVRPRPVRVAISEAQGLLCAEEVVAEHALPGFDQAAIDGYAVRSVDVRTAGQEPVQLPVVGEIAAGSRQPRRLQPGQAVRVDTGAPLPTLADAVVPLAYTDGHQAKVTVHRSVPSAGYVRRAGEDVQIGDVAVRNGDTIGSAQVGLLAAVGRAKVLVYPRPRVSIVSVGDELVDIDRTPSVGQVYDVNSYALAAAARDAGAEVSRVGIVPSEPKRLREIVEGRLLMSEIVVVAGGAGGTTGDEVHAALSDLGRIDLTRVAMHPGSVQGFGRLGPDSVPTFLLPGNPMSALVVFEVLVRPLIRAARGTRNPHRRIVGARLLSPITSTEGRRGFLRGQLLRDEANGEYLVQPLGQSGAHLLASLAEANCLINVPEDLTEVAAGEQVQVTFLAQRA, from the coding sequence ATGACGGAATCCCTCGACGCGGCACGGCCCGAAGTGGCCGAGGAGGAGGCCGAGTTCCGCTCGGTCGACGCGCAGATCTCCATGACGCTGGACGCCGCCGTCCGGCCCCGGCCGGTGCGGGTGGCGATCTCCGAGGCCCAGGGCCTGCTCTGCGCCGAGGAGGTCGTCGCCGAGCACGCGCTGCCCGGGTTCGACCAGGCCGCGATCGACGGGTACGCGGTGCGCAGCGTCGACGTGCGCACCGCCGGGCAGGAGCCGGTGCAGCTGCCGGTCGTCGGGGAGATCGCGGCGGGCTCGCGCCAGCCGCGGCGGCTCCAGCCCGGCCAGGCCGTGCGCGTCGACACCGGCGCGCCGCTGCCGACGCTCGCCGACGCCGTCGTCCCGCTCGCCTACACCGACGGCCACCAGGCCAAGGTCACGGTGCACCGCTCGGTGCCATCGGCCGGGTACGTGCGGCGGGCCGGCGAAGACGTCCAGATCGGCGACGTCGCGGTGCGCAACGGTGACACCATCGGTTCGGCGCAGGTCGGGCTGCTCGCCGCGGTCGGCCGCGCGAAGGTGCTGGTCTACCCGCGGCCGCGCGTCTCGATCGTGTCGGTCGGCGACGAGCTGGTCGACATCGACCGGACGCCGTCGGTCGGGCAGGTCTACGACGTCAACTCCTACGCGCTGGCCGCGGCCGCGCGGGACGCGGGCGCCGAGGTCAGCCGGGTCGGCATCGTGCCGAGCGAGCCGAAGCGGTTGCGGGAGATCGTCGAGGGACGGCTCCTGATGTCGGAGATCGTGGTGGTCGCGGGCGGTGCCGGGGGCACCACCGGCGACGAGGTCCACGCCGCGCTGTCCGACCTGGGCCGGATCGACCTGACCCGCGTCGCGATGCACCCCGGCTCGGTGCAGGGCTTCGGCAGGCTCGGCCCCGATTCGGTGCCGACGTTCCTGCTGCCGGGCAACCCGATGAGCGCGCTGGTGGTGTTCGAGGTGCTCGTGCGGCCGCTGATCCGGGCGGCGCGCGGGACCCGCAACCCGCACCGGCGGATCGTCGGCGCGCGGCTGTTGTCGCCGATCACGTCGACCGAGGGCCGGCGCGGTTTCCTGCGCGGTCAGCTGCTGCGCGACGAGGCCAACGGGGAGTACCTGGTCCAGCCGCTCGGCCAGTCCGGGGCGCACCTGCTCGCGTCGCTGGCCGAGGCGAACTGCCTGATCAACGTGCCGGAAGACCTGACGGAGGTCGCCGCCGGCGAGCAGGTCCAGGTCACCTTCCTGGCGCAACGGGCCTGA
- a CDS encoding UTP--glucose-1-phosphate uridylyltransferase, whose translation MTGAATTQTFRTAIVPAAGLGTRFLPATKAVPKELLPVVDTPGIELVAAEAAAAGAERLVIVTSPGKEAVVKYFETQPELEENLKAKGKDELLEKVRRGPALLAVETAVQEQALGLGHAVAQAEPNLTPDDEAVAVLLPDDLVLPTGVLERMSAVRAEHGGSVLCAFDIPKAEISPYGVFDVSDTDDDDVKRVHGMVEKPKPEDAPSTYAAAGRYLLDRAIFDALKRITPGSGGELQLTDAVALLITEGHPVHVVVHRGGRHDLGNPGGFLRAAVDFALETPEYGPSLRAWLTERIGTDRP comes from the coding sequence ATGACGGGCGCCGCAACCACCCAGACGTTCAGAACCGCCATCGTGCCTGCCGCCGGCCTGGGGACACGGTTCCTCCCGGCGACGAAGGCCGTGCCCAAGGAACTGCTGCCCGTGGTGGACACGCCGGGCATCGAGCTGGTCGCGGCCGAAGCCGCCGCCGCCGGAGCGGAACGCCTGGTCATCGTCACTTCGCCGGGCAAGGAAGCCGTCGTCAAGTACTTCGAGACGCAGCCCGAGCTGGAGGAGAACCTCAAGGCCAAGGGCAAGGACGAGCTGCTCGAGAAGGTCCGCCGCGGACCCGCGCTGCTCGCCGTCGAGACCGCCGTCCAGGAGCAGGCCCTCGGCCTCGGCCACGCCGTCGCGCAGGCCGAGCCGAACCTGACGCCCGACGACGAGGCCGTCGCCGTGCTGCTGCCGGACGACCTCGTGCTGCCGACCGGCGTGCTCGAGCGGATGAGCGCGGTCCGCGCCGAACACGGGGGCAGCGTGCTCTGCGCGTTCGACATCCCCAAGGCCGAGATCTCGCCGTACGGCGTGTTCGACGTCAGCGACACCGACGATGACGACGTCAAGCGCGTGCACGGGATGGTCGAGAAGCCGAAGCCGGAGGACGCGCCGTCGACGTACGCCGCGGCCGGGCGCTACCTGCTCGACCGGGCGATCTTCGACGCGCTGAAGCGGATCACGCCGGGCAGCGGCGGCGAGCTGCAGCTGACCGACGCGGTCGCGCTGCTGATCACCGAGGGGCACCCGGTGCACGTCGTCGTCCACCGCGGCGGACGCCACGACCTGGGGAATCCGGGTGGTTTCCTGCGCGCCGCGGTCGATTTCGCGCTTGAAACGCCCGAGTACGGTCCATCTTTACGGGCGTGGCTGACGGAACGGATCGGGACAGATCGCCCATGA
- a CDS encoding 5-formyltetrahydrofolate cyclo-ligase: MHALGNEHLSKAEWRDRLKRARADQTAESHAAEASALVNAVSKVTSGTVCAYLPFGTEPGTVALADALAAGGARVLLPVIQPEPGPLEWAEYTGEADLVPSRFRGIREPGGKRLGAEAVRAAELILVPALAVDRRGVRLGRGAGHYDRSLVFAEAGATLLAVVRDGELVDRLPGEPHDVRMTGALTPGRGVVGLPM; the protein is encoded by the coding sequence ATGCACGCGCTGGGCAATGAGCACCTGAGCAAGGCGGAGTGGCGTGACCGGTTGAAGCGCGCACGCGCGGACCAGACTGCCGAATCGCACGCCGCCGAGGCATCGGCCCTGGTCAACGCGGTGTCGAAGGTCACATCCGGCACGGTGTGCGCGTACCTCCCGTTCGGCACCGAACCGGGCACGGTGGCGCTCGCCGACGCGCTGGCGGCCGGCGGCGCGCGGGTGCTGCTGCCGGTCATCCAGCCGGAACCGGGACCGCTCGAGTGGGCCGAGTACACCGGCGAGGCCGATCTCGTGCCCAGCCGGTTCCGCGGGATCCGCGAGCCGGGCGGGAAACGCCTGGGTGCCGAGGCCGTGCGGGCGGCCGAGCTGATCTTGGTGCCCGCGCTGGCCGTGGATCGCCGGGGCGTCCGGCTCGGCCGCGGCGCGGGTCACTACGATCGTTCGCTGGTGTTCGCCGAGGCCGGCGCCACGCTGCTGGCGGTCGTCCGGGACGGGGAACTGGTCGACCGGCTGCCCGGGGAACCCCACGACGTGCGAATGACCGGGGCCTTGACCCCGGGTCGAGGCGTGGTCGGGCTGCCGATGTGA
- a CDS encoding FmdB family zinc ribbon protein encodes MPTYQYACKECDHRFEAVQSFSDPSLTVCPQCSGTLRKVFSSVGVVFKGSGFYRTDSRDSKKSSTAATPPKSETKTESKSDTSSTSSSSGTTKTTAAAS; translated from the coding sequence GTGCCTACGTACCAGTACGCCTGCAAAGAATGCGACCACCGGTTCGAAGCCGTGCAGTCGTTCTCGGACCCGAGCCTGACCGTCTGCCCGCAGTGCTCCGGCACGCTGCGCAAGGTCTTCAGCTCGGTCGGCGTCGTCTTCAAGGGCAGCGGGTTCTACCGCACCGACTCGCGCGACTCGAAGAAGTCGAGCACCGCCGCGACACCCCCGAAGTCCGAGACCAAGACGGAGTCGAAGTCGGACACGAGCTCGACATCCTCCTCCTCGGGTACGACGAAAACCACCGCCGCGGCCTCCTGA
- a CDS encoding SAF domain-containing protein gives MDVLARFHPPDLSRLRGRRTRLTRRWLAACLLLAGALLFAHPGSARGAPTNPTVVAAHDLPAGAALRAADVRLADFPDDARPSGVLSSLDLVDGRSLAGAVRAGEPLTDVRLATIPAPGDPGTSTVPVRLADAAVAELLTPGSRVDVVAAPEAGAPASVLAGGATVVTVGHQEQSAAKGPLVLLRLPEAIAARVAAISLERPVTVTLR, from the coding sequence GTGGACGTACTGGCGAGGTTCCACCCACCCGACTTGTCCCGGCTGCGAGGCCGGCGGACGCGGCTGACCCGCCGCTGGCTCGCCGCCTGCCTGCTGCTGGCCGGCGCGCTGCTGTTCGCCCACCCCGGTTCCGCGCGGGGCGCGCCGACGAATCCGACCGTCGTCGCGGCGCACGATCTCCCCGCCGGCGCGGCCTTGCGTGCCGCCGACGTCCGGCTGGCCGACTTCCCCGACGACGCTCGCCCTTCGGGCGTGCTGAGCTCCCTCGACCTCGTCGACGGGCGCTCGCTGGCCGGTGCCGTCCGCGCCGGTGAGCCGTTGACCGACGTCCGGCTGGCGACAATCCCCGCACCGGGTGATCCCGGAACGTCGACCGTGCCCGTCCGGCTGGCCGACGCGGCCGTCGCCGAACTCCTGACACCGGGCAGCCGCGTGGACGTCGTCGCGGCACCGGAGGCCGGCGCACCCGCTTCCGTGCTGGCCGGCGGGGCCACGGTCGTGACGGTCGGGCACCAAGAACAGTCCGCGGCGAAGGGACCCTTGGTCCTGCTCCGGCTGCCGGAGGCAATCGCGGCGAGGGTGGCGGCGATTTCACTGGAGCGTCCGGTAACGGTTACTCTCCGCTAG
- the mscL gene encoding large-conductance mechanosensitive channel protein MscL yields MFKGFKDFLMRGNVVDLAVAVVIGSAFTAIVTAFTNGLIKPLISTIGGTDAAKGLGYQIFDNNEATFLDFGGVINAAINFVLVAAVVYFVIVLPVKHVQERRKRGQEPGPSEPTDVELLIEIRDLLRAQAQRDNGRD; encoded by the coding sequence GTGTTCAAAGGCTTCAAAGACTTCCTGATGCGCGGCAACGTCGTCGACCTCGCCGTCGCGGTGGTCATCGGCTCGGCGTTCACCGCGATCGTCACGGCGTTCACCAACGGCCTCATCAAGCCGCTGATCAGCACGATCGGTGGGACGGACGCCGCCAAGGGCCTCGGGTACCAGATCTTCGACAACAACGAAGCCACGTTCCTGGACTTCGGCGGCGTGATCAACGCGGCGATCAACTTCGTGCTGGTCGCGGCGGTCGTCTACTTCGTGATCGTGCTGCCGGTGAAGCACGTGCAGGAGCGACGCAAGCGCGGCCAGGAGCCGGGCCCGTCCGAGCCCACCGACGTCGAGCTGCTCATCGAGATCCGCGACCTGCTGCGCGCCCAGGCCCAGCGCGACAACGGCCGCGACTGA
- a CDS encoding molybdenum cofactor biosynthesis protein B, producing the protein MERSAQRLGRALVVIVDDRVAHGEHEDTSGPLVTELLEEAGFIVDGVVVVEAETAGIRNALNTAVIGGADLVITVGGTGVLPRDRTPDATAGVLDRPIPGISEAIRASGLAAGAVDAGISRGLAGVSGSTLVVNLAGSRSAVRDGMATLTSLVPHVIDELSGLEEV; encoded by the coding sequence ATGGAACGGAGTGCACAACGGCTGGGCCGGGCCCTCGTGGTCATCGTGGACGATCGCGTGGCGCACGGCGAGCACGAGGACACCAGTGGCCCGCTGGTCACGGAGCTGCTCGAAGAAGCGGGCTTCATCGTCGACGGTGTCGTGGTCGTCGAGGCCGAGACCGCGGGTATCCGCAACGCGCTCAACACGGCCGTGATCGGCGGTGCCGACCTGGTGATCACCGTCGGCGGCACCGGTGTGCTGCCGCGTGACCGGACGCCCGACGCCACCGCCGGTGTGCTCGACCGCCCGATCCCGGGCATCAGCGAGGCGATCCGCGCGTCCGGCTTGGCGGCCGGCGCCGTGGACGCGGGGATCTCGCGGGGGCTCGCGGGGGTGTCCGGCAGCACGCTGGTGGTCAACCTCGCCGGGTCGCGGTCCGCGGTTCGCGACGGGATGGCGACGCTGACCTCGCTCGTGCCGCACGTGATCGACGAGCTTTCGGGGCTCGAAGAGGTCTGA
- a CDS encoding NAD-dependent epimerase/dehydratase family protein: MRVLVTGGAGFIGSHIADLLADGGDDVVVLDNLLPTAHGSRTPPPYTGRHRFLRGDVTDTEIVAELLDGADAVCHQAAVVGHGVDPSDAPSYALHNDYGTAVLLAAMHAAGVRKLVLASSMVVYGEGRYACPDHGVVPPSPRRASDVDAGRFEPRCPSCGAELAWQLVPEDTPLNPRSTYAATKLAQEHLAGAWARQTGGSVWAMRYHNVYGPRMPQNTPYAGVASLFRSSLVRGEAPRVLEDGRQQRDFVHVHDVARANVLALRTAGPAGDLTPVNVCSGTPHTVGELAVELARACGGPAPQVVGGARAADVRHVVADPARARELLGFTAEIGFEKGMADFATAELRAPVRAQPASASATERLSS, encoded by the coding sequence GTGCGCGTACTGGTCACCGGCGGAGCCGGGTTCATCGGGTCACACATCGCCGACCTGCTCGCCGACGGCGGTGACGACGTCGTGGTGCTCGACAACCTGCTCCCGACGGCCCACGGCTCGCGCACCCCGCCGCCGTACACCGGACGGCACCGGTTCCTGCGCGGCGACGTCACCGACACCGAGATCGTCGCGGAGCTGCTGGACGGCGCCGACGCGGTGTGCCACCAGGCGGCGGTGGTCGGCCACGGCGTCGACCCGTCGGACGCGCCTTCGTACGCCCTGCACAACGACTACGGCACGGCGGTGCTGCTGGCCGCGATGCACGCGGCGGGCGTGCGGAAGCTGGTGCTGGCGTCGTCGATGGTCGTCTACGGCGAAGGCCGGTACGCCTGCCCGGACCACGGCGTGGTGCCGCCGTCCCCGCGGCGCGCGTCCGATGTGGACGCCGGACGCTTCGAGCCGCGCTGCCCGTCCTGCGGGGCCGAGCTGGCGTGGCAGCTGGTGCCCGAGGACACGCCGCTGAACCCGCGCAGCACGTACGCGGCGACGAAGCTCGCGCAGGAACACCTGGCCGGCGCGTGGGCGCGGCAAACGGGCGGCAGCGTGTGGGCGATGCGGTACCACAACGTCTACGGCCCGCGGATGCCCCAGAACACCCCGTACGCCGGGGTGGCTTCGCTGTTCCGCTCGTCGCTGGTGCGCGGCGAAGCCCCGCGTGTCCTGGAGGACGGCCGCCAGCAGCGCGACTTCGTCCACGTCCACGACGTCGCCAGGGCGAACGTCCTGGCACTCAGGACAGCCGGTCCGGCGGGCGATCTCACCCCGGTGAACGTCTGCTCCGGTACCCCGCACACGGTGGGCGAGCTGGCGGTCGAGCTGGCCCGCGCGTGCGGCGGCCCGGCGCCCCAGGTGGTCGGAGGCGCCCGCGCGGCCGACGTCCGCCACGTGGTGGCCGACCCCGCCCGTGCCCGCGAACTACTGGGCTTCACGGCGGAAATCGGCTTCGAGAAGGGCATGGCGGACTTCGCGACGGCGGAGCTGCGCGCCCCGGTCCGGGCTCAGCCGGCGAGCGCCTCCGCGACGGAAAGGCTGTCCTCGTAG
- a CDS encoding nuclear transport factor 2 family protein: MWSGTVFLFLDQDGRIRRDYQFTGAEADTRAVVAEFLARLAEGDPDRIAGLFADTVDWRLDWPEAGHPAVPWIRERSTRADVACHFRELNDFHHPGEPGGPKPRTLVDGRDAVVLGEIRQTVRATGRAYSARCALHLTVDSGVITRYHVYEDSLSVAEALAG; encoded by the coding sequence GTGTGGAGCGGCACCGTGTTCCTCTTCCTCGACCAGGACGGCCGGATCCGGCGCGACTACCAGTTCACCGGCGCCGAAGCGGACACCCGGGCGGTCGTCGCCGAGTTCCTGGCCCGGCTGGCCGAGGGCGACCCGGACCGGATCGCCGGGCTGTTCGCGGACACCGTCGACTGGCGGCTCGACTGGCCCGAGGCGGGCCACCCCGCGGTGCCGTGGATCCGGGAGCGGTCGACGCGCGCCGACGTCGCCTGCCACTTCCGCGAGCTGAACGACTTCCACCACCCCGGCGAGCCGGGCGGGCCGAAGCCGCGGACCCTGGTCGACGGCCGGGACGCCGTGGTGCTCGGCGAAATCCGCCAGACGGTACGAGCCACCGGCCGCGCTTATTCGGCTCGCTGCGCGCTCCACCTCACCGTCGACAGTGGCGTGATCACCCGGTACCACGTCTACGAGGACAGCCTTTCCGTCGCGGAGGCGCTCGCCGGCTGA